In Pirellula sp. SH-Sr6A, the DNA window CAGACTTCGCGCCGACGATCGTTCCGTTTGGACCGACGGTCCAAGGTTCTGCAGGACCGGCCAAAACGATATCGTTTCGTTCTGGATAAACGAAGATCTTTTCCACACGGGTGAGGCCGCCGAGGAACATGACTTCTTCGGGCAATGCTTTTCCGGTTGCGATGCTTTCCTGAACTGCGTTACGGATTCCTTTGAGAGAAATCAATCGCAGCTCGACCGATTGTTGAAGCTCTCCGGTGGGGCCGACCAAATTGGCTCGAGTTTGCTCCAGAGCATCGGATGCGTCTTCTTCGGTGATGGTGCGCATGACCCCATCTGCATCGATCCGAACCCCCCCGACGGCGCGTCCGAAGAATCCGTTGTTATTGAAGTTCTGCGCGAAGAGTGGAGTCGAAGAGAATACCAAACCGGCCGCGATGGCGAAGGGAATCGAACGCTTGGCCACCGGGAGGCTCGCAAGCGCGCCCAGGGAAGTTGCGCACAAACTTCGAAAACCCATAGTCGGAACTCCAATCAATTGGCTTGCAAAAATAAGTCGAATGAGAAACTAGATCTTGGGCGAACGCCGAGGGCGATCAAACTGTATCTTATTGTGGATCGTCCGCCTTTGACTTTCCACCATAACTGCTGGAAAAATCGGGAACAGTCTTTCTTTCCGAAGGGACGGCGACCGCACGGACGTTTTCTAGGGTAATTTCAAGCCATTCGCGATGCAACAAAACAATAGTTCCGCCTACCTTATAATTCGGCAAGGATCGAGATGGACCGATGTTTTTCGCTTGGAACCCGGTCGCCCGCTCATTGTCGGCCGAGCGTCCTCCAACGAGATTCCCGTGGCGGATGATCGCTCCAGCCGCCGGCATGCGGAGATCTACTTCGACGATGGATGGTACGTGCGGGATCTCGGTTCGAGGAACGGGACCTTTGTCGACGGTCGAAAAATTGAGCAGTCCCAGCTGTTGAACCCTGGGAGCACCATCGCCGTCGCGTCCTGCAAGATGACATTTACGAACAGTTTGGAGGAGGTCGCTCCTCCGTTGGAGGTGGAAGGTCCGGGCCCAGAATCGACGCGAGAGGGGGGAATCGAGGTCTCGCGAATCATCCATCGCCAGTCGAAATCGGCCATTTTGGATCCCGAGGCGTTTCAGCAAGTCATCCGAAAGGATCGCGTCGGGGAGCCGATGGCCAGTTTGGCCCCTCCGATTGCCCCCGCCATCGCACTCCTCCAGTTGGCCTTCGAGCTGGCTCGTGAAAACAACCTCTTCCGGGGATGCGAAAGAGCTTTGGATCGACTGTTGGATGAAACCCAATGCCAGTCGGCCGGTATTCTCAAGATCGAGTCGTCCGAATCGGGTAATGCGGAACGCAAAGTTCTGGCCGCGGTCCAGCGTTCCGGAAAGGCGTATCATCCCGTTTCCGACTCTCTCGCGGCGAGCGTTCTTCGCGAAGGGAATGCTTTGCTGGCTCGCAATATTCACGACAGCGAATTGGCCGGCGGCGTATCCTATGGCAATACGATGGCCAACAGTCAGGTCCACGCGACGTCCAGTGCAATCCTGGCCCCCATTCGCGAAGGGGCTGAGTGTGTCGGATTCGTACACTTGTACAGCCGCGTCGGGGAGCCCGATTTGGCTCCGGAGCACCTGGAAGTTGCGCTCGCAATAGCCGATGTCGTCGGGACTTTTTTTGCGAACATCCAAAAGCAACAGCAGCTTGAAATCAAACTCAAATCTTCGCGAAGCCGGATCAACGAGCTTGAACAACAGCTGGGACGTTCCGAGGAATGGATCAGCTCCTCGCAAGCGATGGATCGATTGCGTGAGCAGGTCGCTCGGGTCGGTCCTACCTCCGCAACGGTCTTGCTTCGAGGCGAAAGCGGATCGGGCAAGGAGTTGGTGGCACGCAGCATCCACGACTCAAGCCAACGGGCTGCGGGGCCATTTGTTGCCATCAATTGCGCCGCACTCACTCCGACGTTGCTAGAAAGCGAACTGTTCGGCCACGAAAAGGGATCGTTCACCGGTGCCACGGAACGCAAACTAGGAAAGTTCGAGCAGGCTCATCAAGGTACGCTTATGCTCGACGAGTTAGGCGAAATGAGTTTGGAGATCCAGGCGAAGTTTCTTCGGGTGCTGGAAGGGAAACCGTTTGAGCGCGTAGGTGGAAGCAAGCCCATTCAAGTCGACGTGCGTGTGGTCGCGGCGACGAACAAGGATCTGGAGCAAGCGGTCGCGGATGGTTCGTTTCGGTCCGATCTCTACTTTCGTCTCCGGGTGATCGAATTGCGGATCCCGGCCCTCCGCGAACGTCCCGACGATATCCTCCCGATCGCCGAACATTTTCTCGCTCAGTTTCGCTCGAAGAGCGGGCACGGTCCCGAGGGCTTTAGTGACCGCGCTCGAGCTGCGATGCGAGCATATCATTGGCCCGGGAACGTTCGCGAGCTTCGCAATGCCGTGGAGCGAGCCTTTGTGCTCTGCAACGGGGTTTTGGCCGATCCCGAAGATTTGGCACTTTCTTATCTGCAGATCCCCGGAATTCCTTCGTTGGGAGGGCAATCTGCCGCAAATCAGCCGGCAGGGTACCAGGAGCGGACTTTGGAGGATGTCGAGATGGAGCATATCGCCGCGACCCTCGAATACACGGGTGGACAAAAGAACCGAGCTGCGGCTATTCTCGGCATAGAACGATCTACCCTCGACCGAAAAATCAAACGACAGAAGAGCGATTCCCCATGATCCAGTCCTCGGGTTTTCCCACACAGTACATACCCTTGGTGGAATCTGCTGGCGGGCTCATCTTCGACTGCGATGGAACGCTCGTAGACTCCATGCCCCTCCATTTTTTGGCTTGGCATCAGACCATGCTCCGTTACGGACTACGACTACCTGAAGATCGTTTTTATGCGCTGGGGGGAATGCCGAGCCATCGCATCATTGAGATGCTAGCCGCAGAGCAATCGGTCGAAGTGGATGCCCAGCACGCAGCCATCGAAAAAGAACAAGCCTTCTTGGAGCGGTTGCATCTGCTCGAGCCAATCGATTCGGTGTTGGAGATTGCTCGGGCGCATCGAGGTGTTAAGCCTATATCGGTTGCCAGCGGTGGTTTCCGGAAAATCATTACAAGGCAGTTAGAGATCATTGAGTGTCTCGACTGGTTCGATGCGATCGTCACGGCTGAAGACACTTCGCGGCACAAGCCTGAGCCCGATGTCTTTCTCGAGGCCGCTCGTCGTATGGGGGTTGCGCCGGAGAAATGCTTGGTCTTCGAAGATGCCGATCTAGGTGTCGAGGCCGCGCGCCGCGCCGGGATGCCCTGCATCGATATACGATCGTTTTACACCGCCAAGAGAATCCCGGTCGCGTAGCTGATATGATCCAGTTCCGGTGGTTGGGACTCTGTATCGCGGCCATCGCATTTATGGTGGCCCTACCCGCGTCGAGCCAGCTTCGATTGGATCGGTCGCTGGAGAAAATGTTTCCGGATGACGCGCCGACGCGCATTGCCTTTGAAAGTCTCGAACAAATCTTTGGCGTCTCCGAGTTGATCGTGTTTGCTTACCGCGATCCTGATCTTTGGGCCGAAGATAGAAGCGGATTGGAACGGCTGCAACGCATTCGAAAGCGCATTGAATCCATACCCGGAATCGATTCGGCGCTCGACCTTTCTAAATTGGATGGAATGCTCTCAAGTCTTCAACCTAGCCCTTCAGGGTTCTTGGGTGCACTAGGGGGTGCGAAGACCAGCAAGCGTCCATTGCTGGATGAAGAGAATGAGATTGCAAAGGATCTGAAAAAGCTCTTTGAAGGCCAAACGCATGCCGCCGATTCCGATCTGGTTGCCGTCGCTTGCATTCTGAAGGAAAACAGTTTGCCAGAGGGGTATCGCGATGTTCTCGCGGAGCTCCGGTCCGTGGATTTGGAATCGTCTCAGCGGCCGCTGTTGGTGGGGCAGCGCGTAATGCTTGAGGAGGGTTTTGATGCGATCGAGGAGGATGGGAGGAGATTGAGCTTTTACGTCGGCGGTGCATTGGTCGTTCTTCTGACCGTCGGCATTCGATCGTTGCGATGGGCACTCATCACGATTGTGGTGGTGCAATGGTCGTTGGTGGTCACTCGAGCCTTGCTGGTTCTCTTCGATTGGGAATTGACCATGGTCTCGTCGATGTTGGCGTCGATCGTGACGGTGATCGCGGTGGCGACCGCTATGCATTGGATGTTGGCCTACCAAAGATTGTGCCGACTAGGAGCGAGCCCCGAAGAAGCATTGCAGAGTTCCTTTTATTCGCTTCGAGGTCCGATCGCTTGGGCGTGCATCACCGATGCGATTGGTTTTGCATCGCTGACATTTTCCAACGTTGGGCCGGTGCAAGATTACGGTTGGATGATGGCCCTGGCATCTTTGGTCGTCTTAGCCGGTATCGTTCTATGTATTCCCGGGTTGGCATTGATCCCGCTTCTACCTGATCGTTTGCAAGAACGCGTATACCTTTCACCCGCCATGCAAGGCTTGCCCTGGCTCGAAGAGGATTGGCTCAAACCGGTTTTATTGCAGGTCCAAAGTTGGGTCTGTCGATTCCCCCACTTCCTGATGATTGGATCCTCGGTTATCACGGTTTTGGCATTGATCGGAAGTTTGCGAATCCAGGTCGAAACGGATTTCATTAAAAACTTTCGGAGGGATGCACCGATCGCGATCGCTTACCGGGCTGTCGAAAACGAATTGGGTGGGGCGGGGGTTTGGGATGTGATCGTTCCGATTCCTAAGCCTGCGCGGGAGGAGGATTTGCAAGCCATCCGCGAGCTTGAAAGGGAACTTCGCTCGATCGCGATCGAGTCAGAGGATGGACCGCTTCGATTGACCAGCGCCATGAGTTTGGTCGATGCAGACGACATTGTCAGCCGAAACGCTTGGTTGAGCCCCATTGGGTTTGAAGGCCGATTGATTGGGATGCGGCCCGCCATGGGTAGCTTCTTTGACAGCCTGCTTGCCGAATCGAGTGGCGAAATGGATGGCGCTAACCGTTTTCTCAGGATCATGCTCCGTGCGAGAGAGCAGACCGACGCTATGGGGAAAGAGAAATTGATTGAAGCGGTTCGATCAGCAATCGATACTTTTCCATCGCGAACTGGGGTGCAACCCTTCGTTTCTGGCTACTACGTTCTCCTGGCAGAACTTGTTAGAAGTGTGGTGTCTGATCAGTGGATTTGCTTTGCAATTGCATCCGTCGGGATCTGGTTGGCAATCGCTTTGGCCATGCGCAGCCTCGTTTATGCGACCGTTGCCTTGATCCCCAACGCGATCCCTAGCCTTTGTATTCTCGGATGGTTTGGATGGACAGG includes these proteins:
- a CDS encoding sigma 54-interacting transcriptional regulator — encoded protein: MQQNNSSAYLIIRQGSRWTDVFRLEPGRPLIVGRASSNEIPVADDRSSRRHAEIYFDDGWYVRDLGSRNGTFVDGRKIEQSQLLNPGSTIAVASCKMTFTNSLEEVAPPLEVEGPGPESTREGGIEVSRIIHRQSKSAILDPEAFQQVIRKDRVGEPMASLAPPIAPAIALLQLAFELARENNLFRGCERALDRLLDETQCQSAGILKIESSESGNAERKVLAAVQRSGKAYHPVSDSLAASVLREGNALLARNIHDSELAGGVSYGNTMANSQVHATSSAILAPIREGAECVGFVHLYSRVGEPDLAPEHLEVALAIADVVGTFFANIQKQQQLEIKLKSSRSRINELEQQLGRSEEWISSSQAMDRLREQVARVGPTSATVLLRGESGSGKELVARSIHDSSQRAAGPFVAINCAALTPTLLESELFGHEKGSFTGATERKLGKFEQAHQGTLMLDELGEMSLEIQAKFLRVLEGKPFERVGGSKPIQVDVRVVAATNKDLEQAVADGSFRSDLYFRLRVIELRIPALRERPDDILPIAEHFLAQFRSKSGHGPEGFSDRARAAMRAYHWPGNVRELRNAVERAFVLCNGVLADPEDLALSYLQIPGIPSLGGQSAANQPAGYQERTLEDVEMEHIAATLEYTGGQKNRAAAILGIERSTLDRKIKRQKSDSP
- a CDS encoding HAD family hydrolase, which gives rise to MIQSSGFPTQYIPLVESAGGLIFDCDGTLVDSMPLHFLAWHQTMLRYGLRLPEDRFYALGGMPSHRIIEMLAAEQSVEVDAQHAAIEKEQAFLERLHLLEPIDSVLEIARAHRGVKPISVASGGFRKIITRQLEIIECLDWFDAIVTAEDTSRHKPEPDVFLEAARRMGVAPEKCLVFEDADLGVEAARRAGMPCIDIRSFYTAKRIPVA
- a CDS encoding efflux RND transporter permease subunit; the protein is MIQFRWLGLCIAAIAFMVALPASSQLRLDRSLEKMFPDDAPTRIAFESLEQIFGVSELIVFAYRDPDLWAEDRSGLERLQRIRKRIESIPGIDSALDLSKLDGMLSSLQPSPSGFLGALGGAKTSKRPLLDEENEIAKDLKKLFEGQTHAADSDLVAVACILKENSLPEGYRDVLAELRSVDLESSQRPLLVGQRVMLEEGFDAIEEDGRRLSFYVGGALVVLLTVGIRSLRWALITIVVVQWSLVVTRALLVLFDWELTMVSSMLASIVTVIAVATAMHWMLAYQRLCRLGASPEEALQSSFYSLRGPIAWACITDAIGFASLTFSNVGPVQDYGWMMALASLVVLAGIVLCIPGLALIPLLPDRLQERVYLSPAMQGLPWLEEDWLKPVLLQVQSWVCRFPHFLMIGSSVITVLALIGSLRIQVETDFIKNFRRDAPIAIAYRAVENELGGAGVWDVIVPIPKPAREEDLQAIRELERELRSIAIESEDGPLRLTSAMSLVDADDIVSRNAWLSPIGFEGRLIGMRPAMGSFFDSLLAESSGEMDGANRFLRIMLRAREQTDAMGKEKLIEAVRSAIDTFPSRTGVQPFVSGYYVLLAELVRSVVSDQWICFAIASVGIWLAIALAMRSLVYATVALIPNAIPSLCILGWFGWTGTQVNLGAAMIAAVSMGLSVDSSIHYLTRFHRERKKLESFDEALQAAQSEIGLSVFFSTFALMMGFGALAMSDFLPTVVFGTTAACTMLGGMIGNLVLLPALLQSVRKIL